The following proteins are co-located in the Pectinophora gossypiella chromosome 23, ilPecGoss1.1, whole genome shotgun sequence genome:
- the LOC126377602 gene encoding uncharacterized protein LOC126377602: protein MYCVGVFYIINLHNILNTIYLTDFLIFRSNYEYSSGSDSQLPLAPTPAPKVLKKKPASKRKPAESTPTPTSSKKKSRSSANDEAGATATYSSSTGPGGLFGFETGATSGTSKSAVLQTYLTSRVPNGRVRRELVNQSGEYYIEFRVYNTEKAVASKPDQRWKEAEVTLKVKLDRGTPQWEKMQSFMQRIHNLFEDCEPVFISE, encoded by the exons ATGTATTGTGTTggagttttttacataataaatttacacaacATTTTAAATACCATATACCTAACCGATTTCTTAATTTTCAGGTCTAACTACGAATATTCATCCGGTTCGGACTCCCAACTGCCGCTGGCGCCTACGCCTGCGCCGAAAGTGTTGAAAAAGAAGCCTGCGAGCAAGAGGAAGCCGGCGGAGTCGACCCCAACGCCTACTAG ttctaaaaagaaGTCGCGGTCGAGCGCCAACGACGAGGCAGGCGCGACCGCAACGTATTCATCGAG TACTGGCCCAGGAGGACTCTTCGGGTTTGAGACGGGAGCAACTTCGGGGACGTCGAAGTCTGCAGTGCTGCAGACTTATTTGACCAGCCGCGTCCCCAACGGTCGAGTGCGCCGGGAGCTCGTCAACCAGTCTGGCGAGTACTATATAGAGTTCCGGGTGTATAACACCGAGAAAGCTGTTGCCTCTAAACCAGATCAGCGGTGGAAAGAGGCTGAAGTTACTCTTAAAGTAAAGTTAGATCGGGGGACTCCGCAGTGGGAGAAAATGCAATCGTTTATGCAGcggattcataatttatttgaagattGTGAGCCCGTCTTCATAAGcgaatag